In the genome of Raphanus sativus cultivar WK10039 chromosome 4, ASM80110v3, whole genome shotgun sequence, one region contains:
- the LOC130510422 gene encoding uncharacterized protein LOC130510422 — protein MDMEEMCLVMCGGWYCGNDGKWEFLVDKKRMARMFGACNRIKTPPVVLTNDGALRYFFTHLKVRGSMNLFATLERVGGDLFQGSGSVGVAFETPMMAKEKKNVGGGYSGNGEYVSSVGSKTNFINLEDVELVEEVERFEARAKSASKSTGAADLSGCSEGLESDLSGYSGPEEVDDRDVRPKGYDYHFWEPLIAGDLGGTDALETVFNGKDEAGSVKMEDGRRGNSSNTGGSSRGLQGDGASCGWDGEDVMGGVHLDDLSWMGQTRLGGCVKRGQNSGGIRSVKRNLRDVDDDEFDIPPLYDDTEYEAAEIPGLDIEGADGVVHVGKVYGSKVDCQIALAIYAIKNQIRYTQTRTEVDSFVCECPEERCDWRVTAHEIRGTGYYEIRKAQLVHSCPIETRNGYMKRGTARVIAAVYKSKFKEPTKGPKVGELQRLVLEDLRISASYMKCYRAKEQAVFDLRGPDDDSYTKLGEYLYMLKLANPGTIADIESEVDKEGVERFVYMFLAFGASIRGFKKLRLVLVVDGTHLSGKYKGVLLTASGQDGNFQVFPLAFAVVDAEDTDAWTWFLQKLERILADSPSVTIISDRATSIASAVCRVYPQAHHVYCIVHLARNVNAKYSCKGLARLVTAAACAHRMRDYRNYCDKIRAANSDCAIYLGKIGTSRWSRTHCTGERYNIMTSNIAEQLNNALVEGRSSPIVELVMFIQEMMTRWFSARRKKSERHRGVMTVEVDKVMTKSMAMITGSKINSVSSWSSQVVGKFGGRDSVMLDQKKCTCKYFDHMKIPCGHAMLAADNLGVPYGTLVGHWYKTETWKETYAGVISPIGDPRDEDIPEDVRKKVLMPPVTKRPAGRRKTKRYLSTGEIPGPNKKEKQNRCGRCRGIGHNRTNCTVPLD, from the exons ATGGAT ATGGAGGAGATGTGTTTGGTAATGTGTGGAGGATGGTATTGTGGTAATGATGGGAAGTGGGAGTTTTTGGTGGACAAGAAACGCATGGCTAGGATG TTTGGAGCTTGCAACAGGATTAAAACACCGCCGGTTGTGTTGACTAACGATGGAGCTTTGAGGTATTTTTTCACGCATCTGAAGGTTAGGGGGTCAATGAATCTGTTTGCAACGTTGGAGCGTGTAGGAGGAGATTTGTTCCAAGGCTCTGGAAGTGTGGGCGTTGCATTTGAGACACCTATGATGGctaaagagaagaagaatgtTGGAGGTGGTTATAGTGGGAATGGGGAATACGTGTCTAGTGTGGGGTCTAAAACCAACTTCATCAATTTGGAAGATGTTGAATTGGTGGAGGAGGTTGAGAGGTTTGAAGCGAGAGCGAAGTCGGCTAGTAAGTCCACCGGTGCAGCTGATTTGAGTGGTTGCAGTGAAGGTTTGGAAAGTGATTTGAGTGGTTACAGTGGGCCGGAAGAGGTGGATGATAGGGACGTTAGGCCTAAAGGATATGATTATCATTTCTGGGAGCCACTGATTGCTGGTGATCTGGGTGGAACAGATGCGCTAGAGACTGTATTCAATGGCAAAGATGAAGCTGGTTCTGTCAAAATGGAAGATGGAAGACGTGGTAACAGTTCTAATACCGGTGGATCGTCTCGTGGTTTGCAGGGGGATGGGGCTTCTTGTGGATGGGATGGAGAGGATGTTATGGGTGGTGTCCATCTGGATGACTTATCGTGGATGGGGCAAACTAGACTTGGTGGTTGCGTTAAGCGTGGTCAGAATAGTGGTGGTATCAGATCTGTTAAACGGAACCTCCGCGATGTGGACGACGACGAGTTTGACATCCCTCCTTTGTATGATGATACAGAGTACGAAGCTGCTGAGATACCGGGTTTGGACATTGAAGGGGCGGATGGTGTTGTGCATGTTGGAAAGGTCTATGGGAGCAAAGTGGATTGCCAGATCGCTTTGGCCATTTATGCCATAAAAAACCAAATCAGATACACCCAGACCAGGACGGAGGTTGATTCATTTGTATGCGAGTGTCCGGAAGAAAGGTGCGATTGGCGAGTAACAGCCCATGAGATACGGGGCACTGGCTATTATGAGATTAGAAAAGCCCAGCTTGTTCATTCCTGCCCCATAGAGACTAGGAATGGATACATGAAGCGAGGAACTGCTCGAGTAATAGCGGCAGTATACAAGTCTAAATTTAAGGAACCAACTAAAGGGCCAAAGGTGGGAGAATTGCAGAGGCTTGTGCTGGAAGATCTTAGGATATCAGCTTCTTACATGAAGTGTTATAGGGCAAAGGAGCAAGCTGTGTTTGATCTAAGGGGACCAGATGATGATTCTTATACAAAGCTGGGAGAGTATTTGTATATGCTGAAACTAGCAAATCCGGGAACAATTGCTGATATAGAGTCTGAAGTAGACAAGGAAGGAGTGGAGCGATTTGTGTACATGTTTTTGGCGTTTGGTGCTTCTATACGAGGTTTCAAAAAGCTGAGGTTGGTATTGGTGGTTGATGGCACACACCTTAGCGGCAAATACAAAGGCGTGTTGCTGACCGCCAGTGGTCAGGATGGAAATTTCCAAGTGTTTCCATTGGCCTTTGCTGTGGTTGATGCTGAGGACACAGATGCTTGGACGTGGTTCCTGCAAAAGTTGGAAAGGATTCTTGCTGATTCTCCCAGTGTCACTATTATTTCTGACAGAGCAACTAGTATCGCCTCAGCAGTTTGTAGGGTGTATCCACAGGCACATCACGTTTACTGCATTGTTCATTTGGCAAGGAACGTGAATGCAAAATATTCATGCAAGGGGCTTGCAAGGTTGGTGACGGCCGCTGCTTGTGCACACAGGATGCGTGACTACAGGAACTACTGTGACAAGATAAGGGCTGCGAACAGTGACTGTGCCATTTATTTGGGTAAGATTGGGACGTCTCGTTGGTCAAGGACGCACTGCACCGGGGAAAGATACAATATCATGACAAGTAACATAGCTGAGCAGCTTAACAATGCTTTGGTGGAAGGAAGATCGTCACCGATTGTTGAGTTGGTTATGTTTATTCAAGAGATGATGACTAGGTGGTTTAGTGCTCGTAGGAAGAAATCAGAGAGGCACAGGGGGGTGATGACGGTTGAGGTGGATAAGGTTATGACAAAAAGCATGGCGATGATAACTGGCAGCAAAATCAACTCGGTTTCTTCTTGGAGCAGTCAGGTGGTTGGTAAGTTTGGTGGTCGCGACAGTGTCATGCTTGATCAAAAGAAATGCACCTGCAAATATTTTGACCACATGAAGATACCTTGTGGTCATGCGATGCTAGCTGCTGACAACCTTGGGGTACCTTATGGGACACTGGTTGGTCACTGGTATAAGACAGAAACTTGGAAGGAAACCTATGCTGGGGTGATCAGTCCAATAGGTGATCCACGGGATGAGGATATTCCAGAGGATGTAAGGAAGAAGGTGTTGATGCCACCAGTGACAAAGAGGCCAGCGGGACGGCGCAAAACAAAACGCTACCTATCGACAGGAGAGATACCT GGTCCAAATAAGAAAGAGAAACAGAATAGGTGTGGGAGATGCAGGGGGATAGGGCATAACAGGACCAACTGTACGGTCCCCCTAGATTGA
- the LOC108855145 gene encoding villin-4 — protein MSVSMRDLDPAFQGAGQKAGIEVWRIENFSPTPTPNSSIGKFFTGDSYIVLKTTALKTGALRHDIHYWLGKDTSQDEAGTAAVKTVELDAALGGRAVQYREVQGHETEKFLSYFKPCIIPQEGGVASGFKHVEAEEHITRLFVCRGKHVVHVKEVVFARSSLTHDDIYILDTKSKIFQFNGSNSSIQERAKALEVVQYIKDTYHDGTCEVATVEDGRLMADADSGEFWGFFGGFAPLPRKTANDEDKTYTSDIKKLFCVEKGQANPVEGDSLRREMLDTNKCYVLDCGLEVFVWMGRTTSLDDRKAASGAAEEMIRSSERPKTQMIRIIEGFETVPFRSKFDTWTQVTNTTVSEDGRGRVAALLQRQGVNVRGLMKAAPPKEEIQAFIDCTGNLQVWRVNGQQKILLQAADHSKFYSGECYVFQYSYPGEEKEEVLIGTWFGKQSVEEERASAVSMASKMVESMKFVPAQVRIYEGKEPVQFFVIMQSFIVFKGGVSSGYKKYIAEKEVDDDTYSENGLALFRIQGSGPENMQAIQVDPVASSLNSSYCYILHNDSSVFTWTGNLATTTDQELVERQLDLIKPNLQTRAQKEGSESEQFWELLGGKTEHSSQKFTKEPERDPHLFSCTFTKEILKVTEIYNFTQDDLMTEDIFIVDCHSEIFVWVGQEVVPKNKLQALTIGEKFIEKDSLLEKLSPEAPIYVIMEGGEPSFFTRFFTSWDSSKSSMHGNSFQRKLRIVKNGGTPVAEKPKRRTPASYGGRASVPDKSQQRSRSMSFSPDRVRVRGRSPAFNALAATFESQNARNLSTPPPVVRKLYPRSVTPDSSKLAPKSSAIASRSALFEQQLKTPPQEPSIPKPLKASPKTPESPASGSNPNGKEQEKKENGKGEEKSMSSRIESLTIQEDAKEGVEDEEDLPSYPYERLKTTSPDPVSDIDVTRREAYLSSEEFKEKFGMTKEGFYKLPKWKQNKFKMAVQLF, from the exons ATGTCTGTTTCCATGAGAGATTTGGATCCAGCTTTCCAAGGAGCTGGACAAAAAGC CGGTATTGAGGTATGGCGTATAGAGAACTTCAGCCCTACCCCCACTCCAAATTCTTCTATTGGGAAGTTTTTCACCGGAGACTCCTACATAGTATTGAAG ACAACAGCATTAAAAACTGGTGCATTGCGCCATGATATCCATTACTGGCTCGGTAAAGATACCTCTCAG gatgaagCTGGGACTGCTGCAGTTAAGACGGTTGAATTAGATGCAGCCTTAGGAGGCCGTGCGGTTCAGTATCGTGAAGTCCAAGGCCACGAGACCGAGAAATTCTTGTCGTATTTTAAGCCGTGTATCATACCTCaagaaggtggagtagcttcaGGATTCAAACATGTGGAAGCTGAAGAACATATTACTCGCTTGTTCGTCTGTAGAGGAAAACATGTTGTCCATGTCAAGGAG GTTGTGTTTGCTAGAAGTTCTTTAACCCATGACGATATTTACATTCTTGACACAAAGTCTAAGATCTTCCAGTTCAATGGATCTAATTCAAGTATCCAAGAGAGAGCAAAGGCACTTGAAGTGGTTCAATACATTAAAGATACTTACCATGATGGAACATGTGAAGTTGCTACTGTTG AGGATGGGAGACTTATGGCTGATGCTGATAGTGGAGAGTTTTGGGGTTTCTTTGGTGGCTTTGCTCCCTTACCTAGAAAAACAGCTAATGATGAAGACAAAACCTACACTTCTGATATCAAAAAATTATTCTG TGTGGAGAAGGGACAAGCAAATCCTGTTGAAGGAGATTCTTTGAGAAGAGAGATGTTGGATACAAACAAGTGTTACGTTCTTGATTGTGGACTCGAAGTGTTTGTTTGGATGGGAAGAACCACATCTCTTGATGATAGAAAAGCTGCGAGTGGAGCAGCAGAA GAAATGATTCGTTCATCTGAACGACCCAAAACGCAAATGATCCGCATAATAGAAGGGTTTGAAACCGTTCCATTCCGATCAAAGTTTGATACATGGACTCAAGTGACTAACACAACTGTGTCAGAGGATGGTAGAGGCAGAGTTGCTG CACTTCTGCAACGGCAAGGAGTGAATGTGAGAGGGCTGATGAAAGCTGCTCCACCTAAAGAAGAGATCCAAGCATTCATTGATTGCACTGGGAATCTGCAGGTTTGGCGTGTGAATGGTCAGCAAAAGATTCTCCTTCAAGCTGCTGACCATTCAAAGTTCTACAGTGGAGAGTGCTATGTTTTCCAGTATTCTTATCCAggtgaagagaaagaagaggttCTTATAGGAACTTGGTTTGGAAAGCAAAGTGTGGAG GAAGAAAGAGCTTCTGCAGTCTCTATGGCGAGCAAAATGGTTGAGTCAATGAAGTTTGTACCAGCCCAA GTTCGCATCTATGAAGGAAAGGAACCTGTTCAGTTCTTTGTCATTATGCAAAGCTTTATCGTTTTCAAG GGTGGTGTTAGCAGTGGATACAAGAAATACATAGCAGAGAAAGAAGTTGATGATGATACATACAGTGAGAATGGTCTTGCTCTATTCCGCATTCAAGGGTCTGGTCCTGAAAATATGCAAGCAATTCAAGTTGACCCT GTTGCTTCATCACTGAACTCCTCCTACTGTTACATACTACATAATGATTCTTCCGTCTTTACTTGGACTGGGAATCTAGCAACCACAACTGACCAGGAACTCGTCGAGAGGCAGCTAGATCTTATTAAG CCAAACCTACAGACTAGAGCACAAAAGGAAGGTTCAGAATCAGAACAGTTCTGGGAGTTATTAGGAGGCAAAACCGAGCATTCGAGCCAAAAGTTCACAAAAGAACCTGAGAGGGACCCTCACTTGTTCTCCTGCACATTCACTAAAG AAATTCTGAAGGTGACAGAGATATATAACTTCACACAGGATGACTTGATGACAGAAGATATATTCATAGTAGACTGTCACTCAGAGATCTTCGTGTGGGTTGGCCAAGAAGTAGTCCCCAAGAACAAGTTGCAAGCCTTAACTATTGGAGAG aAATTCATCGAGAAAGATTCCCTCCTGGAGAAGTTATCCCCTGAAGCTCCTATATATGTGATCATGGAAGGTGGTGAGCCAAGTTTCTTCACCCGGTTCTTCACTTCTTGGGATTCCTCAAAGTCCTCT ATGCATGGAAACTCATTCCAGAGAAAACTCAGAATAGTCAAAAATGGTGGAACTCCAGTGGCAGAG AAACCGAAACGAAGAACTCCAGCTTCATACGGTGGCCGTGCCAGTGTTCCAGACAAATCACAGCAGCGGTCGAGAAGCATGTCGTTTAGTCCAGACAGGGTACGCGTGAGGGGAAGATCTCCAGCGTTCAATGCACTCGCAGCAACGTTTGAGAGCCAAAATGCAAGAAACCTCTCAACTCCTCCCCCTGTAGTTAGAAAGCTCTACCCGAGATCTGTCACTCCTGATTCCTCAAAGCTTGCTCCCAAGTCTTCAGCCATTGCTTCTCGTAGTGCCCTTTTCGAACAACAACTAAAAACACCTCCCCAAGAACCTTCAATTCCAAAACCACTCAAAG CGAGCCCGAAGACACCAGAGTCTCCAGCGTCAGGATCCAACCCAAATGGAAAGGAacaggagaagaaagaaaatggcAAGGGGGAGGAGAAATCAATGAGCAGCAGGATAGAGTCTCTGACGATTCAAGAAGATGCTAAAGAAGgagtggaagatgaagaagatttGCCATCTTACCCATACGAACGTCTCAAGACAACTTCACCTGATCCTGTCTCAGATATTGATGTTACAAGGAGAGAG GCTTACCTTTCATCAGAAGAGTTCAAAGAGAAATTTGGTATGACGAAAGAAGGTTTCTACAAGCTGCCTAAATGGAAACAGAACAAATTCAAGATGGCTGTTCAACTCTTCTGA